In a genomic window of Amycolatopsis japonica:
- a CDS encoding sensor histidine kinase — MDENTTKPRRGELRIYLGAAPGVGKTYAMLGEARRRLDRGTDVVIGLVETHGRKKTAELVEGLETVPRRRSAHRDREFEEMDLDALLARAPEVAVVDELAHTNVPGSRNEKRWQDIDELLAAGIDVLSTVNVQHLQSLNDVVERITGVTQQETVPDEVVRRAEQLELVDITPEALRRRLAHGNVYPAERIDAALGNYFRPGNLTALRELALLWVADQVDVALQRYRAEQKITDTWEARERVVVSITGGPESETLIRRASRIANRAGAELQVLHILRGDGLAGMGPTAVGKYRKLAEEVGATFHTVVGDDVPTALLDFAQGVNATQLVVGTSRRSRVARLFDEGIGAAVVQRSGPIDVHMVTHAQAGGRLRARFNRSPLTASRRLTGWALSLVLPALATLVGVLLRDHLDFSTDVVDYVLATVLVALAGGLGPALLAAVVSAGLLNFFFTPPLYTLTVHEPRNVITLVAMVLVAILVAAVVDTAARRATQAARARTEAALLASYARTVLTHTNPIERLLEKVRENFGMTSVTLLEKRDGKWKRVANAGTDPCADPDQADADIAVTADVHLTLRGRALPASDRGVLEAVAGQALLALRQQRTAKAAIRAERKAEATELRTALLSAVGHDLRTPLTSIKASIGSLRATDISLSEEDTDELLEAIEESADRLAGLIDNLLDSSRLATGAVRPHLRPVGYDEVVSHALSNVDNSDSVVVAIDSRLPSVCADPGLLERVVANVIDNALRHGASGEPVSARASTHSEHVELRIVDHGRGLKKGTADSAFAPFQRLGGDRDSVPGVGLGLSVAKGFTEAMGGRIRAEDTPGGGLTVVISLPAYVGQDPEKSLLAFDDEGLENEEEERVR, encoded by the coding sequence GTGGACGAGAACACGACCAAGCCGCGCCGGGGTGAGCTGAGGATCTACCTCGGCGCGGCCCCGGGCGTCGGCAAGACCTACGCGATGCTCGGCGAGGCGCGACGCCGCCTCGACCGGGGCACCGACGTGGTCATCGGCCTGGTCGAGACGCATGGCCGGAAGAAGACCGCGGAGCTCGTCGAAGGCCTGGAGACCGTGCCACGCCGCCGGTCCGCGCACCGGGACCGCGAGTTCGAGGAGATGGATCTCGACGCCCTGCTCGCCCGCGCCCCCGAGGTCGCGGTGGTCGACGAACTCGCGCACACCAACGTGCCGGGTTCGCGCAACGAGAAGCGCTGGCAGGACATCGACGAACTGCTCGCCGCCGGGATCGACGTCCTCTCCACGGTCAACGTGCAGCATCTGCAGAGCCTCAACGACGTCGTCGAGCGGATCACCGGCGTCACCCAGCAGGAGACGGTGCCCGACGAGGTCGTGCGGCGGGCCGAGCAGCTGGAGCTGGTCGACATCACCCCCGAAGCGCTCCGGCGGCGACTGGCGCACGGCAACGTGTACCCGGCCGAGCGGATCGACGCGGCGCTGGGCAACTACTTCCGGCCCGGCAACCTCACCGCGCTGCGGGAGCTCGCGCTGCTGTGGGTCGCCGACCAGGTCGACGTCGCGCTGCAGAGGTACCGGGCCGAGCAGAAGATCACCGACACGTGGGAAGCCCGCGAACGGGTGGTCGTGTCCATCACCGGCGGGCCGGAGAGCGAGACACTGATCCGCCGTGCGAGCCGCATCGCGAACCGCGCGGGCGCCGAACTGCAGGTGCTGCACATCCTGCGCGGCGACGGACTCGCCGGGATGGGGCCGACGGCGGTCGGCAAGTACCGGAAACTGGCCGAGGAGGTCGGCGCGACGTTCCACACCGTCGTCGGCGACGACGTGCCGACCGCGCTGCTCGACTTCGCGCAGGGGGTGAACGCCACACAGCTCGTCGTCGGGACCTCACGCCGGTCACGCGTGGCGCGGCTGTTCGACGAAGGCATCGGCGCGGCCGTGGTCCAGCGCTCCGGCCCGATCGACGTCCACATGGTCACGCACGCCCAAGCGGGCGGACGGCTGCGCGCCCGGTTCAACCGCAGCCCGCTCACGGCTTCGCGGCGCCTGACCGGCTGGGCGCTCTCGCTGGTGCTGCCCGCGTTGGCGACGCTGGTCGGTGTCCTGCTGCGGGATCACCTCGACTTCTCCACCGACGTGGTCGACTACGTCCTCGCGACGGTGCTGGTCGCGCTCGCGGGCGGGCTCGGGCCCGCGCTGCTCGCGGCGGTGGTCTCGGCCGGGCTGCTGAACTTCTTCTTCACCCCGCCGCTGTACACGCTGACCGTCCACGAACCGCGCAACGTGATCACGCTGGTCGCGATGGTGCTCGTGGCGATCCTCGTCGCGGCGGTCGTCGACACCGCGGCCCGGCGCGCGACGCAGGCCGCGCGGGCGCGGACCGAGGCGGCGCTGCTGGCGTCGTACGCGCGGACCGTGCTCACCCACACCAACCCGATCGAGCGGCTGCTGGAGAAGGTCCGCGAGAACTTCGGGATGACTTCGGTGACCCTGCTGGAAAAACGGGACGGGAAGTGGAAACGGGTGGCGAACGCCGGCACGGATCCCTGCGCGGACCCGGATCAGGCCGACGCCGACATCGCCGTCACCGCCGACGTCCACCTGACGCTGCGGGGCCGCGCGCTGCCCGCGTCGGACCGGGGAGTGCTGGAAGCCGTGGCAGGGCAGGCGTTGCTGGCCCTGCGGCAGCAGCGGACGGCGAAGGCGGCCATCCGGGCCGAACGCAAGGCCGAGGCGACCGAACTGCGCACGGCGTTGCTTTCGGCCGTGGGACACGATCTCCGGACGCCGCTGACGTCCATCAAGGCGTCCATCGGGAGCCTGCGCGCGACCGACATCTCACTGTCCGAAGAGGACACCGACGAGCTGCTCGAAGCGATCGAGGAATCGGCGGACCGGCTCGCCGGGCTGATCGACAACCTGCTCGACTCGTCGCGGCTGGCGACCGGTGCCGTACGCCCGCATCTGCGCCCCGTGGGCTACGACGAGGTCGTCTCGCACGCTTTGTCCAATGTGGACAACTCGGATTCGGTCGTGGTCGCGATCGACTCGAGGCTTCCGTCGGTGTGCGCCGATCCCGGTCTGCTGGAACGGGTGGTGGCGAACGTGATCGACAACGCCCTGCGCCACGGCGCGTCCGGCGAACCGGTCTCGGCGCGGGCCAGCACGCATTCCGAACACGTCGAACTGCGTATCGTCGACCATGGGCGCGGGCTCAAGAAGGGCACCGCGGATTCGGCTTTCGCGCCGTTCCAACGGCTCGGGGGAGACCGGGACAGCGTGCCCGGCGTGGGACTGGGGCTGTCGGTCGCCAAGGGGTTCACCGAGGCGATGGGCGGGCGGATCCGGGCGGAGGACACGCCGGGCGGCGGGCTCACCGTCGTCATCTCGCTGCCCGCATATGTTGGTCAGGATCCGGAAAAGAGCCTCCTCGCTTTCGACGACGAGGGCCTCGAGAACGAAGAGGAGGAGCGAGTGCGATGA
- a CDS encoding response regulator — protein MSADNASATVLVVDDEPQIVRALRINLSARGYKVITAHDGTAALKAVAETKPDVVVLDLGLPDLDGTEVIAGLRGWTTVPIIVLSARGDSADKVQALDAGADDYVTKPFGMDELLARLRAAVRRSATSSVDGADAVVDTGSFRIDLAAKKVRRDGKEVHLTKTEWGVLELLVRNRGRLVAQKQLLHEVWGPTYETESHYLRVYLAQLRRKLEPEPSRPRHLLTEPGMGYRFEM, from the coding sequence ATGAGCGCAGACAACGCGTCGGCGACCGTGCTGGTCGTCGACGACGAACCGCAGATCGTGCGAGCCCTGCGGATCAACCTGTCCGCCCGCGGCTACAAGGTGATCACCGCGCACGACGGGACGGCCGCGCTGAAGGCCGTCGCCGAGACCAAACCCGACGTCGTCGTGCTCGACCTCGGCCTGCCCGATCTCGACGGCACCGAGGTCATCGCCGGGCTCCGCGGCTGGACGACGGTGCCGATCATCGTGCTGTCCGCCCGCGGCGACTCGGCCGACAAGGTGCAAGCCCTCGACGCCGGCGCCGACGACTACGTCACCAAACCCTTCGGCATGGACGAACTGCTCGCGCGGCTCCGCGCCGCCGTCCGCCGGTCGGCCACGTCCAGTGTGGACGGTGCGGACGCCGTGGTGGACACGGGATCCTTCCGGATCGACCTCGCGGCGAAGAAGGTGCGCAGGGACGGCAAGGAAGTGCATCTCACCAAGACCGAATGGGGTGTGCTGGAGCTGCTGGTGCGCAACCGCGGCCGTCTGGTGGCGCAGAAGCAGCTGCTGCACGAGGTGTGGGGGCCGACGTACGAGACGGAGTCGCACTACCTGCGGGTGTATCTGGCGCAGTTGCGGCGGAAACTGGAGCCGGAACCCTCGCGGCCGCGGCACCTGCTGACGGAACCGGGGATGGGGTACCGCTTCGAAATGTGA
- a CDS encoding acylphosphatase, with product MSEEVTHIRLTAWVHGRVQGVGFRWWTRSRALELGLVGSAGNLADGRVEVVAEGVREHCERLLAALRSGESPGSVDHVVERWSPAKGGLRGFVER from the coding sequence GTGAGTGAAGAAGTAACACACATCAGGTTGACCGCGTGGGTGCACGGGCGGGTGCAGGGTGTCGGTTTCCGCTGGTGGACCCGCAGCAGGGCCCTTGAGCTGGGGTTGGTCGGCAGCGCGGGCAATCTGGCCGACGGGCGTGTCGAGGTGGTAGCGGAGGGTGTTCGTGAACACTGTGAGCGGCTTTTGGCTGCTTTGCGCTCCGGGGAATCACCCGGAAGTGTGGACCACGTCGTCGAACGCTGGTCGCCCGCGAAGGGCGGGCTCCGCGGGTTCGTGGAGCGCTGA
- the smc gene encoding chromosome segregation protein SMC: MHLKSLTLKGFKSFASATTLRFEPGITCVVGPNGSGKSNVLDALRWVMGTQGAKDLRGGKMEDVIFAGTAGRAPLGRAEVTLTIDNADGALPIEYSEVSITRRMFRDGASEYEINGDRCRLMDVQELLSDSGIGREMHVIVGQGQLSAILESKPEERRAFIEEAAGVLKHRKRKEQTLRKLANMQGNLDRLGDLTTELRRQLKPLGKQAEIARKAQWVQSELRDARLRLFAHDLVTQRAGIAKEEADERVARQRRAEVEQALEIVAAEEAELEASLAEDAPKLAAAQETWYKLSALTERLRGTVRLALERQRHLSSDVQQASTGRDPDELLAEAEQVAEREQELNEAVAEARLVLSETVQRREQLEHLVQAAERAHMAAVRAIADRREGLAKLTGQVEALRSKNGATSDEIDRLTVSLEEAAERAEIAVEELEEAKAEGGVEESDDLDLQAHHDRAVEANNAAKARVEELVKAERAAEREIASEKARVEALSMGLRRKDGAGALLGAQHELPGLLGSVAALLTVEAGHEVALAAALGPVADAVAVNGGADALAALKFLKDNDSGRAGILLGGLESTVDTSAWPSLPEGARWAREVVTAPPALRSAVEHALDRVAIVDGLETARRLVEVYPEVSTVTPEGDVFGARWAVGGSARSESVIEVQAAVDEAGDRLNAAERALERTAAELEGARAGQAARREEVGRAKEALGDAKVRKARSSERLNRMQQAARAAQAEMDRLSNQRAKVEQSREEALRQLAELEERLAAVAEQEVDEDPDTAERDQAAEDLGTVRQEEMESRLALRTAEERARSIQGKAESLRRAAHAERQARERAEKSRAARKRGAEIANAVVNGGEIALERIEVSVQRAAHERDEAQAQRQSRETALTQVRSKVRELTGELEKLTDAVHRDEVLRAEQRLRLEQLETKIAEDFGIGLEDLVSEYGPDVPVPPSAGEMAEYEAAKERGEDVTPPPPMPFDRDTQARRAKRAEKDLSLLGKVNPLALEEFAALEERYKFLSTQLEDLKDTRKDLEAVIKQVDEKILEVFASAYEDVAREFETVFGVLFPGGEGRMVLTQPNDLLSTGVDVEARPPGKKVKRLSLLSGGEKSLVAVGMLVAIFRARPSPFYVMDEVEAALDDTNMRRLIGLLEQLRDSSQLIIITHQKPTMEIADALYGVSMQGDGITKVISQRLRTSEEEPVTA; encoded by the coding sequence GTGCACCTGAAGAGCCTGACGCTCAAGGGCTTCAAGTCCTTCGCCTCGGCGACGACGTTGCGTTTCGAGCCGGGCATCACCTGCGTCGTCGGACCGAACGGGTCCGGCAAGTCGAACGTCCTCGACGCGCTTCGCTGGGTCATGGGCACCCAGGGCGCGAAGGACCTTCGCGGCGGCAAGATGGAGGACGTCATCTTCGCCGGGACCGCCGGCCGTGCCCCGCTCGGGCGCGCCGAGGTCACCCTGACGATCGACAACGCCGACGGCGCGCTGCCGATCGAGTACTCCGAGGTCTCCATCACCCGCCGGATGTTCCGTGACGGCGCGAGTGAATACGAGATCAACGGCGACCGCTGCCGTCTGATGGACGTGCAGGAACTGCTGTCGGACTCCGGTATCGGCCGCGAAATGCACGTCATCGTCGGGCAGGGTCAGCTTTCGGCGATCCTCGAATCCAAGCCCGAGGAGCGCCGCGCCTTCATCGAAGAGGCCGCCGGTGTCCTCAAGCACCGCAAGCGCAAGGAACAGACCCTGCGCAAGCTCGCGAACATGCAGGGCAATCTCGACCGCCTCGGCGACCTCACCACCGAGCTGCGCCGTCAGCTCAAACCGCTGGGCAAGCAGGCCGAGATCGCCCGCAAGGCGCAGTGGGTGCAGTCCGAACTGCGTGACGCCCGGCTGCGGCTGTTCGCCCACGACCTCGTCACCCAGCGCGCGGGTATCGCCAAGGAAGAGGCCGACGAACGCGTCGCCCGCCAGCGTCGCGCCGAGGTCGAGCAGGCGCTGGAGATCGTCGCCGCCGAGGAGGCCGAGCTCGAAGCGTCGCTCGCCGAGGACGCGCCGAAGCTGGCCGCGGCCCAGGAGACTTGGTACAAGCTGTCCGCGTTGACGGAGCGGCTGCGCGGAACGGTGCGGCTCGCGCTGGAGCGTCAGCGGCATCTGTCGTCCGACGTGCAGCAGGCGAGCACCGGCCGCGACCCCGACGAGCTGCTGGCCGAGGCCGAGCAGGTCGCCGAGCGGGAGCAGGAGCTCAACGAGGCCGTCGCCGAGGCCCGTCTGGTGCTTTCGGAGACCGTCCAGCGGCGTGAGCAGCTCGAACACCTCGTCCAGGCCGCCGAGCGCGCGCATATGGCCGCCGTCCGCGCGATCGCCGACCGCCGGGAAGGGCTCGCGAAGCTCACCGGGCAGGTCGAGGCGCTGCGCAGCAAGAACGGCGCGACCTCCGACGAGATCGACCGGCTCACCGTGTCGCTCGAAGAGGCCGCCGAGCGTGCGGAGATCGCCGTCGAGGAACTCGAAGAGGCCAAGGCCGAAGGCGGTGTCGAGGAGTCCGACGACCTCGACCTGCAGGCCCACCACGATCGCGCGGTGGAGGCCAACAACGCCGCCAAGGCCCGCGTCGAAGAGCTGGTCAAGGCCGAGCGTGCCGCCGAACGCGAGATCGCGTCGGAGAAGGCGCGCGTCGAGGCGCTGTCGATGGGCTTGCGGCGCAAGGACGGCGCCGGCGCGCTGCTCGGCGCACAGCACGAACTGCCGGGCCTGCTCGGCTCGGTCGCCGCGCTGCTCACCGTCGAAGCCGGACACGAGGTCGCGCTGGCCGCGGCGCTCGGCCCGGTCGCCGACGCGGTCGCGGTCAACGGCGGCGCCGACGCGCTCGCCGCGCTGAAGTTCTTGAAGGACAACGATTCCGGTCGCGCGGGCATTCTGCTCGGCGGACTGGAATCCACTGTGGACACCAGTGCCTGGCCGTCGTTGCCCGAGGGCGCGCGCTGGGCGCGTGAAGTGGTCACGGCGCCGCCCGCGTTGCGTTCCGCCGTCGAGCACGCGCTCGATCGAGTGGCCATTGTGGACGGTCTGGAGACCGCGCGCCGGCTCGTCGAGGTGTACCCCGAGGTCAGCACGGTCACGCCCGAGGGCGATGTCTTCGGCGCGCGCTGGGCGGTCGGTGGTTCGGCTCGCAGCGAGAGTGTCATCGAGGTGCAGGCCGCGGTCGACGAGGCCGGCGACCGGCTGAACGCCGCCGAGCGCGCGCTGGAACGCACCGCCGCGGAGCTCGAAGGCGCCCGCGCAGGGCAGGCCGCCCGGCGTGAAGAGGTCGGCAGGGCCAAGGAAGCGCTCGGCGACGCGAAGGTCCGCAAGGCCCGCTCCTCCGAGCGACTCAACCGGATGCAGCAGGCCGCGCGTGCCGCGCAGGCCGAGATGGACCGGCTGAGCAACCAGCGTGCCAAGGTCGAGCAGAGCCGCGAAGAGGCGCTGCGGCAGCTCGCCGAACTGGAAGAGCGGCTGGCCGCCGTCGCCGAACAGGAAGTCGACGAGGATCCCGACACCGCCGAGCGCGACCAGGCCGCCGAAGACCTCGGCACGGTCCGCCAGGAGGAGATGGAGTCCCGGCTCGCGCTGCGCACCGCCGAGGAGCGCGCGCGGAGCATCCAGGGCAAGGCCGAATCGCTCCGCCGGGCCGCGCACGCCGAGCGGCAGGCCCGCGAACGGGCCGAAAAGTCCAGGGCCGCAAGGAAACGCGGCGCCGAGATCGCCAACGCGGTGGTCAACGGCGGCGAGATCGCGTTGGAGCGCATCGAGGTCTCCGTGCAGCGCGCCGCCCACGAGCGGGACGAGGCGCAGGCGCAGCGGCAGTCGCGGGAGACCGCGCTGACCCAGGTCCGCAGCAAGGTCCGTGAGCTGACCGGCGAACTGGAGAAGCTCACCGACGCCGTCCACCGCGACGAGGTGCTGCGTGCCGAGCAGCGGCTGCGGCTCGAACAGCTCGAAACCAAGATCGCCGAAGACTTCGGCATCGGCCTCGAGGACCTCGTCTCCGAGTACGGTCCGGACGTCCCCGTGCCGCCGAGCGCGGGGGAGATGGCCGAGTACGAGGCCGCCAAGGAACGCGGCGAGGACGTCACCCCGCCGCCGCCCATGCCGTTCGACCGCGACACCCAGGCCCGCCGGGCGAAGCGCGCGGAGAAGGACCTGAGCCTGCTGGGCAAGGTCAACCCGCTGGCGCTGGAGGAATTCGCGGCGCTGGAGGAACGCTACAAGTTCCTCTCGACCCAGCTCGAAGACCTCAAGGACACCCGCAAGGACCTCGAAGCCGTCATCAAGCAGGTCGACGAAAAGATCCTCGAGGTCTTCGCGTCGGCGTACGAGGACGTCGCGCGCGAGTTCGAGACCGTGTTCGGCGTGCTGTTCCCGGGTGGCGAGGGGCGCATGGTGCTCACGCAGCCCAACGACCTGCTCTCCACCGGCGTCGACGTCGAAGCGCGCCCGCCGGGCAAGAAGGTCAAGCGGCTCTCGCTGCTTTCCGGTGGCGAGAAGTCGCTCGTCGCCGTCGGCATGCTGGTGGCGATCTTCCGCGCCCGGCCTTCGCCCTTCTACGTCATGGACGAGGTCGAGGCCGCGCTCGACGACACCAACATGCGACGGCTGATCGGGTTGCTGGAGCAGCTGCGGGACTCTTCGCAGCTGATCATCATCACCCACCAGAAGCCGACCATGGAGATCGCCGACGCCCTGTACGGCGTTTCGATGCAGGGCGACGGCATCACCAAGGTGATCTCGCAGCGGCTCCGGACCTCCGAAGAAGAGCCGGTCACCGCCTAG
- a CDS encoding DUF3455 domain-containing protein, translated as MKRATVAIAVGALLIGGGTTAYAATSTGVPDAIKVPEGNKRIATYRGEGVQIYGCTAGTWALIQPAATLSHRGRTIALHSKGPVWTSTVDGSTVGAAAVPGASNPRPNAVPELLLKANLNSGDGIFGKVTYVQRLDTRGGLAPAGTCASGTQTAVRYSADYAFWVAK; from the coding sequence ATGAAACGAGCAACCGTGGCCATCGCCGTCGGCGCATTGCTGATCGGCGGCGGCACGACCGCGTACGCCGCGACGAGCACCGGCGTGCCGGACGCGATCAAAGTGCCGGAGGGGAACAAGCGCATCGCCACCTATCGGGGCGAAGGCGTCCAGATCTACGGCTGCACCGCGGGGACGTGGGCGCTGATCCAGCCCGCCGCGACGCTGAGCCACCGCGGGCGGACGATCGCGCTGCACAGCAAGGGTCCGGTGTGGACGTCCACTGTGGACGGAAGCACGGTCGGGGCCGCGGCCGTTCCCGGGGCGTCCAACCCGAGACCGAACGCGGTGCCGGAACTGCTGCTGAAGGCGAATCTGAACAGCGGTGACGGGATCTTCGGCAAGGTCACCTACGTCCAGCGGCTCGACACCCGCGGCGGACTCGCTCCGGCGGGCACCTGCGCGAGTGGCACGCAGACGGCCGTCCGGTACTCGGCCGACTACGCCTTCTGGGTCGCGAAGTAA
- a CDS encoding sodium:solute symporter, whose product MRALDLAIIGLFLVGMPLLGVWIGGKQKSGSDYFVGEGKISWWVACLSVVSAETSTLTVLSVPTVAYIATPGDGGMTYLALAIGYIAGRIVVSMVLLPRYVAGNLVTAYAFLGKRFGSGLQGTASVTFLLTRTLADGIRLFATAIPIKVVMAAYGLNVSYWTIVVGLGIAMVLYSFFGGVRAVVWVDAIQMLWYILGAVVVIWAISSRLPDGWFGKAVDANKFQIFDFSSNMLTGQYAFFTALIGGAVLSMASHGSDQLIVQRLQSTNDLRAARKALVASGFVVFLQFALFLFIGVLLWALYNGLAPTKPKPEGLGLANKDELFANFIVNDLPSGLSGFVIAGILAAALSSSLGALASSTVTDVYERVIGRELPEADRLRHGRIWTIVWAGALILCAGFFASSNKTSADPIVVQALGITGYTYGALLGAFLLGLLFKRARQADAIVAFVSTVIVMAFIILGVKFNKPDGSLIGVDFSKASGNTVALAWPWYTLCGVVITLVVGGLLSLRHGSVDPLAEPDVKEPSQV is encoded by the coding sequence ATGCGCGCACTTGACCTCGCGATCATCGGGCTTTTCCTGGTCGGCATGCCCCTGCTGGGCGTCTGGATCGGCGGCAAACAGAAATCGGGCTCCGACTACTTCGTCGGTGAAGGCAAGATCTCCTGGTGGGTGGCCTGCCTTTCGGTGGTCTCCGCGGAGACGTCCACCCTCACCGTGCTCTCCGTGCCGACGGTGGCCTACATCGCCACCCCCGGCGACGGCGGGATGACCTACCTCGCACTGGCCATCGGCTACATCGCGGGCCGGATCGTGGTGTCGATGGTGCTGCTGCCGCGTTACGTGGCGGGCAACCTGGTCACCGCGTACGCCTTTCTCGGCAAGCGTTTCGGCAGCGGGCTGCAGGGCACCGCGTCGGTGACCTTCCTGCTCACCCGCACGCTGGCCGACGGCATCCGGCTGTTCGCCACCGCGATCCCGATCAAGGTGGTGATGGCGGCCTACGGCCTGAACGTCTCGTACTGGACCATCGTGGTCGGCCTCGGCATCGCGATGGTGCTCTACAGCTTCTTCGGCGGTGTCCGCGCGGTCGTCTGGGTCGACGCGATCCAGATGCTCTGGTACATCCTCGGCGCGGTCGTGGTGATCTGGGCGATCTCCAGCAGGCTGCCGGACGGCTGGTTCGGCAAGGCCGTGGACGCGAACAAGTTCCAGATCTTCGACTTCTCCTCGAACATGCTCACCGGGCAGTACGCGTTCTTCACCGCTCTGATCGGCGGCGCGGTGCTTTCGATGGCCTCACACGGCTCCGACCAACTGATCGTGCAGCGCCTGCAGTCCACCAACGATCTGCGTGCCGCGCGGAAGGCGTTGGTCGCCAGCGGTTTCGTGGTGTTCCTGCAGTTCGCGCTGTTCCTGTTCATCGGTGTGCTGCTGTGGGCGCTCTACAACGGACTCGCCCCGACCAAGCCGAAGCCGGAAGGCCTCGGGCTGGCCAACAAGGACGAACTGTTCGCGAACTTCATCGTGAACGACCTGCCGAGCGGTCTGTCCGGGTTCGTGATCGCCGGGATCCTCGCCGCCGCACTGAGTTCGTCGCTCGGCGCGCTGGCGTCGTCGACGGTGACCGACGTCTACGAACGGGTGATCGGCCGGGAACTCCCGGAAGCCGACCGGCTGCGGCACGGCCGGATCTGGACGATCGTCTGGGCGGGCGCGCTGATCCTGTGCGCGGGTTTCTTCGCCTCCTCCAACAAGACCTCGGCCGATCCGATCGTCGTGCAGGCGCTCGGCATCACCGGGTACACCTACGGCGCGCTGCTCGGCGCGTTCCTGCTGGGCCTGTTGTTCAAGCGGGCGAGGCAGGCGGACGCGATCGTCGCGTTCGTGTCGACGGTGATCGTGATGGCGTTCATCATCCTGGGCGTCAAGTTCAACAAACCGGACGGCAGCCTGATCGGCGTCGACTTCAGCAAGGCGTCCGGGAACACGGTGGCGCTGGCGTGGCCTTGGTACACGCTGTGCGGCGTGGTGATCACGCTCGTCGTGGGCGGGCTGCTTTCGCTGCGCCACGGGAGCGTGGATCCGCTGGCCGAACCGGACGTGAAGGAGCCCTCGCAAGTGTGA
- a CDS encoding anhydro-N-acetylmuramic acid kinase, translating to MTVLSGTGVRVIGLISGTSIDGIDVAAAELRADGDTVVLSPLGQLEVPYPETLRDALLAALPPNPCDAEQLTKLDTLVGQAFAEAAARGVEELAGGEADVVASLGQTVFHWVEDGTARGTLQLGNPAWIAERTGLPVVADLRVRDVAAGGHGAPLASTMDALWLREMAALGPVAALNIGGIANITVVPADGAVLAYDTGPGNALMDIAAHRATGRRADIDGALALRGTVRPDLLAKLLLDPYYAAAPPKSTGKELFHGAYLDAALDGLPPVGAEDLLATLTELTAVTIAAECRRHDIATLIISGGGADNPALMAALTRNLPGTALKTSDDHGLPRAGKEAYLTILLGWLTWSGVPGNLPSATGARGHRLLGSITPGAGPLRLPAPHTSTVTRLRVAAKTGER from the coding sequence ATGACGGTTCTCTCCGGCACTGGGGTCCGGGTCATCGGGCTCATCTCCGGCACTTCGATCGACGGGATCGACGTGGCGGCCGCCGAACTGCGCGCCGACGGGGACACGGTGGTGCTCTCGCCGCTCGGCCAGCTCGAAGTCCCTTATCCCGAAACGCTCCGCGATGCCTTGCTCGCCGCCCTCCCGCCGAATCCCTGCGACGCCGAGCAGCTCACGAAACTCGACACCCTGGTGGGCCAGGCCTTCGCCGAGGCGGCCGCGCGCGGCGTCGAGGAACTGGCCGGCGGCGAAGCGGACGTCGTCGCCTCCCTGGGGCAGACGGTGTTCCACTGGGTCGAGGACGGCACCGCGCGCGGCACGCTGCAACTGGGGAATCCTGCGTGGATCGCCGAACGCACCGGACTGCCGGTGGTGGCCGATCTGCGCGTCCGCGACGTCGCCGCCGGCGGACACGGCGCGCCGCTCGCCAGCACCATGGACGCGTTGTGGCTCCGGGAAATGGCCGCGCTCGGCCCGGTCGCGGCGCTGAACATCGGCGGGATCGCGAACATCACCGTGGTCCCCGCCGACGGTGCCGTTCTGGCCTACGACACCGGCCCCGGCAACGCCTTGATGGACATCGCCGCGCACCGCGCCACCGGCCGTCGTGCCGACATCGACGGCGCGCTCGCCCTGCGCGGCACCGTCCGGCCCGACCTGCTGGCGAAGCTCCTGCTCGACCCGTATTACGCCGCGGCGCCACCGAAATCCACCGGCAAGGAACTGTTCCACGGCGCGTATCTCGACGCGGCGCTGGACGGGCTCCCGCCGGTCGGCGCGGAAGATCTCCTGGCGACGCTGACCGAACTGACCGCGGTGACGATCGCCGCGGAATGCCGTCGCCACGACATCGCCACGCTGATCATCTCCGGCGGCGGCGCCGACAACCCGGCGCTGATGGCCGCGCTCACCAGGAACCTGCCCGGTACGGCGCTGAAGACCAGTGACGATCACGGGCTGCCGCGCGCGGGCAAAGAGGCATACCTGACCATTCTGCTCGGCTGGCTGACGTGGTCCGGCGTCCCGGGGAACCTCCCGTCGGCGACCGGCGCCCGCGGCCACCGGTTGCTCGGCAGCATCACCCCGGGCGCGGGCCCCCTGCGGCTCCCCGCCCCGCATACCTCAACCGTGACCCGGCTACGGGTAGCGGCGAAGACCGGCGAGCGATAG